The Daucus carota subsp. sativus chromosome 7, DH1 v3.0, whole genome shotgun sequence genome window below encodes:
- the LOC108193134 gene encoding uncharacterized protein LOC108193134: protein MEISNLLIKPRFPHYYLSFSGIKSNIRELYSLPCSSINHLRCSGKAELYPVPFGKASRSHLLKTCHVKSEDSEGTLTGESIIMNKQSLERELQNAIDEENYARAAKIRDSLRNLQEDSKASVLAANAQFYNSFRNGDLVTMQALWSKGDNVCVVHPGVSGISGYDLVMGSWEFVWADYEFPLQIEVKDVQVNVRGDLGYVTCIEMVKTKGKSWGRQFATNVFEKINGQWFMCIHHASYVDL, encoded by the exons ATGGAGATTTCAAATCTCTTGATCAAACCTCGCTTCCCTCACTATTATCTCTCCTTTTCT GGAATTAAATCCAATATCAGGGAGCTCTACAGCCTACCATGTTCAAGTATAAATCATTTACGTTGCAGTGGGAAGGCAGAGCTTTATCCGG TACCCTTTGGAAAAGCTTCACGTTCACACTTACTGAAGACATGTCATGTTAAGAGCGAGGACTCAGAGGGGACTTTGACTGGTGAAAGCATTATAATGAATAAGCAGAGCTTAGAGCGTGAACTACAGAATGCTATTGATGAGGAGAACTATGCACGTGCAGCGAAAATCAGGGACAGCCTCCGTAATCTCCAGGAAGATAGCAAGGCTTCAGTACTAGCAGCCAATGCTCAATTTTACAATTCGTTCAGGAACGGTGATCTGGTTACAATGCAAGCACTGTGGTCAAAAGGGGATAATGTTTGCGTTGTACACCCTGGTGTGAGTGGCATATCTGGATATGACCTTGTAATGGGAAGCTGGGAATTTGTTTGGGCAGATTATGAGTTTCCACTGCAGATTGAGGTTAAAGATGTCCAGGTTAATGTCAGAGGTGATCTCGGGTATGTAACCTGCATTGAAATGGTCAAGACAAAGGGCAAAAGCTGGGGTAGGCAGTTTGCTACTAATGTGTTTGAGAAGATCAATGGTCAATGGTTTATGTGTATTCATCATGCATCATATGTGGACTTATAA